The following coding sequences are from one Dermacentor silvarum isolate Dsil-2018 chromosome 4, BIME_Dsil_1.4, whole genome shotgun sequence window:
- the LOC125945037 gene encoding uncharacterized protein LOC125945037, translating into MKRGTAPGRDKITVKLLANLPDPTYDTLFAFINSIWLGEAPLPIEWKIALVTFIPKAGKAINTDNICPISVTSCVGKLMATMVRDRLSGFLENQNAFSDTMFGFRPHRSTQDVLLQLNRENLNPVEYPLNDKAILALDLKGDFENVTHEIILQLLSQTNC; encoded by the coding sequence ATGAAACGAGGAACGGCACCGGGACGGGACAAGATAACCGTGAAACTGCTTGCCAATCTTCCCGACCCCACCTACGACACCCTCTTCGCTTTCATCAACTCGATCTGGCTTGGCGAGGCACCCCTCCCAATCGAATGGAAGATCGCTCTGGTAACTTTTATTCCAAAAGCCGGCAAAGCCATAAACACAGACAACATCTGCCCCATCTCCGTCACGTCTTGTGTGGGAAAGCTGATGGCGACCATGGTGCGGGACAGGCTGTCTGGGTTTCTGGAAAACCAAAATGCATTctcagacaccatgtttggtttccgcccgCATCGGTCCACGCAGGATGTTCTGCTTCAACTCAACCGAGAAAATCTCAACCCTGTCGAATACCCCCTCAACGATAAGGCAATACTCGCCCTAGACTTGAAGGGGGATTTCGAGAATGTCACACACGAAATTATCCTGCAACTACTCTCCCAGACCAACTGTTGA